Genomic segment of Bacteroidota bacterium:
GAATAAGCATCGGCCGGATCGGCGTAATAATAGCCAAAATGATAGCTAAAGCGACCGACCAATAAAATTTTTTCTTATACGGAGATGCATAAGAAAAGATGCGGCGGAGCAAGCTAAAATCAAATAATTTCTTTTTACCAGCGGGCATTTATAAAATTATGAAGGAGCAAATGTAGAAACCAGTCGATTACTTTAATTGCCACTTAAGGAATTTGTGACAAACTTCCGTTCCGACTTGTTTTCTGCTATTTTATAGGCTTTGATGTATAAGGCACCGAGGTTTTTATACGGCGGAATATAATCTTCGAAGCCATCAGCATTACCAGTACGGGCCCTGAACTTTTTCCAGAAAGGTATCCATTCAATATCTTTTCCTGCTTGCAATTCTTCAAGTATCAAATCGGTAAATGGTTGGTTGATCCTTCCCATTCCGATTTGTTTGGATGCCATGATATGTGCATCCTCTGCTTTTACCAATACATCATGTATTAAGTGATAACCACCGCATGAACCAAGGAAAACGATTTTTGATGAAGGAAACATTTGTTCAATAGTAGATGGCGCTGTATAACTGTGACCACGGTGAATTGTGATAGTTGGTTTGATCTTATTTTTTACCAGGTATTCACACAATGCTTTTTGTGCAGCTTCATCTTCACTTGTTTCCTGCGGTAAAGCACGGTTTGCATATACAGTGATCGGCTTGCCTTTTAATGATGTTGCTGTCATCCAGTAATCATTCATAGACACTTTCCACCCGTTTCTTCTGAAATACCCAACAGATGAATTAAAAATTCCCATATCCGATTTTTCGCCGTAAAAAAAGACCTGCATGATAATCCTGCCACTGTCATTCTGTAATGCTTTGTTGGTCACTTCATACACAGGTGGTATGCCTAACTCTGCTGTCAAGTCGATCTTTTGTGTGGTATCAGCGGATAAAAACAGCTTCTCAAGGATATTATAAATATTCATCCCATGCATATTTGATGGGTCATTGGTTCTTGCAAAACGATCAGCATTTCTTTTATAATTCAATTTTATATTCTGCAGCATTTCGTCCGCCACAGGTTTAAGCGTTTCAGCAATGCTTGCATAACTGTCGGCCACATCAACTCCATCTTCCAATTCGCCGGTTTTCTCCAGGTTGCTAACAAAGGCACGCATCAACACTTTGGCTTTATCATCTGTTTCTGTTTTTGAAAATGTGCTGAGAAAATTATCGAGTGTATTATAGCCTGCCGCCATTTTTATAAAGCGACGGTATTTATCAAATTTCACCAGCTCCAATAATGAATCCCCCTTTTGATTGATACGCTGCATCATTAAGGGATAAACTCCTTTGGTATAACTTGAAGTATAGATCACACCATCTGTTAATACGGTTGCATAATAAAGTTCCTGTGCATTTAGTTGCTGGATAATTGCAAAACGAACAGCTGGGTTATCTACTTCATGCAAGCCATTAATGGTATTGATAAAAACAGTCTCCGCCTTTTTCTGCAACATGACCGTAAGGTCTTTAAACCCGAAAGCTGTGTCTTTATTAATAGCACGGCTTACATAATCCATTTGAGTTTTTACCATCAGCTTATAATACGCAATCGAGTCACTCGTTACTGCATCCAGTTCTTCAAATGTTATTTTGCCATTTACAATATTATCAAGGAAGGGAAAATAGAGTCGGCCACTTTTACTCCTGGCCATTTTGGAAACTGTTTTGATAAATGGATCATCAATATTGCGAATAACTGTTCCTAATTTATTATTGGCTGCGGCATAATCATACAATTCATCTACACGTTTTCTTGCAACAGTTCGGATAAGGCTATCAGCAAACCATACACCCGGATACTCGGTTAGTATCTTAAAAATTCTATCCGGGTACAGAGTACAGTATTTCAACACCAGTATTTCCTTACATTTAGCAAGGCCTGCATTATTTTCAAAAGCAATTGTTTTGGTAAGTGGGGCTGCTACCTCCCATTCTAACTCATTAAAATAATGTTCAATAGTTGTTCCTTTCTTATTCAATTGCATGCACTGCCAGTATGCAGCTATTTGGTTGGGTAAACTAACCGGATTATAGTCGCGGCTTCTCCATCCTTTTAATATATCCTGCAAATACTCTCTCATGCCCCGCAGATATCTCACTTTATTATTATGGTTCAACGTTGAATCCTTTTCGATCTTATACAGTAAATCTCTTATCTCCCAACGGGCAGAACGGGTGACCATATAATTTATCTCAGGATTATCAGAAACTTCAAGCTTAAAATCAGCTATTCCGTCATATTTAAGCATGTTTTTTTGCTCTGTTACTACTTGTTCGTGAAACAGCACCCTTTCGTGAGGTGGTTTAAATAATTTAAGCTTTAGGGTGTCGATTGTCTGAGCCGGCAATGAATTTGCCAGCAAAAAGAAGGCTGAATATGTAAGGATATGACGGGTAATCGATTTCATAAGCTGGATATACAAAATTAGCAAGCCGGGCCCAGATAATAGCTGTTTTCTTTATTTATCATTCAGACTGAATACAGTAGCATTTAGCGGGTTAGGTATTGTTAAATTTAATTTTAGAGCCTCAAAATTGGCATTATTAATTTTGTATTAAGTCTGTATAAACAAATGGCCCTTATTTTCTACTCCTGTAATTAACGGTTAGGTTTGCAAAAATTTCACCAGAATGGATTCAAATACAAGAAAAATATTGATAGCTGACGATGAACCGGATATTCTGGAGATTTTAAAATATAACCTATCTGGCGAAGGTTACCAGGTTATAACGGCTAAAGACGGAGATGAAGCGATTGACAGGGCCAAATTTTTCCATCCCGACCTGATCGTACTGGATATTATGATGCCGAAAAAGAATGGTGTAGAGGTTTGTGAAATATTGCGGAAGCAACCCGCATTCAGGGAAACATTGATTTTATTCTTAACTGCATTAAGCGATGAAGGCACGCAATTAAAAGGTTTTGAAACAGGTGCTGACGATTATATCAGCAAACCCATTAGCCCAAAAATTTTTCTGAGCAAAGTAAACTCCCTGTTCCGGCGTTTAAAAAAATCGGATAACAAAAGTGTAAAAGTAAACGGGCTGGAGATCGATCCGGAGAAATTTGTTGTTATTCACGAAGGAAAGGAGTTTGTTTTAGCTAAAAAAGAATTTGAACTGCTCTACCTGCTTGCATCAAAACCGGGTCGTGTTTTTTTACGCAATGAAATACTCAGCCAGGTATGGGGAGCTGATGTAATAGTTGGCGATCGTACCATTGATGTTCATATCCGCAAGATCCGCCAGAAACTTGGATTGGATTGCATCACTACAGTAAAAGGTGTGGGGTATAAGTTTGAGTTGTAGAATTCAGATGCAAGATGTCAGGTCCAGGATGCTGGATTCTTAATTTGAAAATTCACTTTCAACATTATCATTCTTCAATACCAGAAATCCAGCATCTGCTATCCCGAATCCAGTATCCAGAAACCAGTAACTTGCAATCATGTTCTCACTCAAAAATCTTTCACCACGCCAGCTTTCTTTTCTTATTGCATTGGTAATTGCTGTGCCGGTTTCCACTGGTGTTTATTTTTTTGAGGATAGCTGGAAAATATCATTGGTGTTCTTCATTCTTTTATTGCTGGGTGCTTATGCTATTATTTCATTCACACTCGAACGCTTTATCTACCGTAAAATAAAACTCATCTATAAACTCATTTCACAAACCAAGGCCACCAAACGTGAAGAGATCTATTACAAATATATTTTACCCCCCAAAAGCATTGATGAAGTAAAAGAAGATGTGGAAGCATGGGCTGAAAAAAGAAATGAAGAAATTGAACTGCTTAGAAGAAATGAACAATTCAGAAAAGAGTTTCTTCAAAATCTATCACATGAGTTCAAAACACCGGTATTTGCCATACAGGGTTATGTAGATACGCTGCTTGACGGTGCCATGAACAACCCGGATGTAAATAAAAAATTCTTAGAAAAATCATCCCGCAATGTTGAGCGGCTCACCAACCTGCTGAAAGATCTTGACGAAATAAGCAGGCTGGAGATGGGTGAACTTACCTTGAACAATGAAAGTTTTATCATTCAGGATATGATCAAAGAAGTATTTGAATCTGTTTCACTGGAAAGAGAACAGAAAAATATTCAGCTTACCATAAAAAAAGGCTGCGAAGCACCTCTTACTGTTTTTGCAGATAAAGAAAAAATAAGACAGGTATTGAATAACCTGGTTGAAAACTCAATAAAATACGGAAAGCAAAATGGCAATACTACTGCCAGCATTTACAAAACAGATGATAAAAGAATTCTTATTGAAATAAGTGATGATGGGATCGGCATTGCTGAAAATGACCTGGCAAGAATATTTGAACGTTTCTATCGCACCGAAGAAGGACGCAGTCGTGATGTAAGTGGAAGCGGACTCGGATTATCCATCTGCAAACATATCATTGAAGCTCACAGACAAGCTATTCATGCAAGAAGCACAGAAGGTGTAGGTACAACAATTGGGTTTACACTTGAAAGCAGGAAAGAATAAAATTCCTTAGCAATTATTTGTTACCCGGCGGTGGTGGCTGATTAAGATTCGGAGGTCGTTGATTACCTTGATTAGGTCGATTGGGTCCTCGTTGTCCACCTCTTTGCTGTGGTGGTTGATTGCGCTGTTGACCCTGTTGTCCTCCTCTTTGTTGTGGACCTTGTTGTCTTCCTTGCGGACGTTGTTGCTGTTGTTTACGCTTACGGTCTGCTTTTTCCAGGGAACGAAGACTAATCTGTCCAACTACATCTACAAATTCAGGTTCTACTTCTTTTTGTTTGCTGCTTGTTACTTCTACAGCTTCCAGTTCTTCAGGAAAAACGCCTTGCGCATTTAATGTTCTTATTTTTCTTACTCTTTCAATGGTAACGGGGTAGTGCTTGGTACTATCAGGCAGAGTATACCACATCAGGTTTTTAAAAATATCTTTCTTGATCAGGAATGCATTGCCTTTAGCGATCTTCAATACATCACAATCTTCAGGGAAATGCTGCAATGCATCGAGATATGTATCGAGTTCGTAATTCAAACAACATTTCAAACGGCCACATTGACCGCTGAGCTTAGATTGATTGATTGATAAATTCTGATAACGTGCCGCTGTAGTGTTTACGCTATTAAAATCAGTTAACCATGTACTGCAACATAATTCACGACCACAACTACCAATGCCACCAACCTTTGCACTCTCCTGTCTTGCACCGATCTGCCGCATCTCCACTTTTACTTTAAACTCACCCGCGTATACTTTGATCAATTCACGGAAATCGACCCGGCCTTCAGCGATATAAAAGAATGTAGCCTTTCGTCCATCGGCCTGTATCTCCACTTCACTGATCTTCATGTCGAGCTTCAGTTGTTTTGCAATGGCACGACTGCGTATCACAGCATCTTTTTCTCTTGTTTTAGTACTACGCCAGGTATCAATATCACGGTCATTGGCACGACGCAGGATTTTTTTTATCTCAGGATCATCTTCTTTCACACCATGCTTTTTCAACTGCAACCGGACTATCTCGCCAGTCAGAGAAATTTCTCCGACATCAAAACCACTCACACCCTCCACGGCTACCAACTCACCTTTTTCATATTGCTGCAGTGCTGTGTTACGGAAAAAATCTTTCCGGCTTCCATTATTAAAACTGATCTCTACCAGACGGCACTCGTCGGCTGCATTGGCAATGGGCAGGTTGCGCAGCCAGTCATGTGAATTCATACGGTTGCATCCGCCGGAACTGCATCCGCCGTTACTTTTACAACCATTTGGTTTTGTACCACAACTACCGCAACCCATGTAGATAATTAATAATGAATGATTAAAACTTGATAATTGAGGGAAAGATAATTATGAAGTCAGCAGTTTTGCTACTATCACCGTCTGTTGCGTCGCACTCTTTTGCCTTCTTATCGCTATTCAGCATTTCATCCTGAGCTTGCCGAATGATTGCTCAGAAGAATTACTGTTGCCGAACGGAGCGTCGCCACTGAAGCTTAATATTTAGACGAACGATGACTCAATAATTACAACCTGCTATCCATCACACTATTCAATTCTCTGCAGGCTCTTTCCTACTCGTCACTAATCACTTACCACACACCTCTTTCCTCAATCGGCCAAAAATACAATTTTGTTTTTAATGATATGATAAAGCTTTATGGTGAGGGCATGGAACAGCATTTTGGAGTTGGCATTGCGTTCAATATAATAAACCGCACGGTCCAACTCCTCCACAATCGCCTGCTGCTGACTGATATCTGCCACTTTATTGATACGGCTG
This window contains:
- a CDS encoding response regulator transcription factor produces the protein MDSNTRKILIADDEPDILEILKYNLSGEGYQVITAKDGDEAIDRAKFFHPDLIVLDIMMPKKNGVEVCEILRKQPAFRETLILFLTALSDEGTQLKGFETGADDYISKPISPKIFLSKVNSLFRRLKKSDNKSVKVNGLEIDPEKFVVIHEGKEFVLAKKEFELLYLLASKPGRVFLRNEILSQVWGADVIVGDRTIDVHIRKIRQKLGLDCITTVKGVGYKFEL
- a CDS encoding sensor histidine kinase; the protein is MFSLKNLSPRQLSFLIALVIAVPVSTGVYFFEDSWKISLVFFILLLLGAYAIISFTLERFIYRKIKLIYKLISQTKATKREEIYYKYILPPKSIDEVKEDVEAWAEKRNEEIELLRRNEQFRKEFLQNLSHEFKTPVFAIQGYVDTLLDGAMNNPDVNKKFLEKSSRNVERLTNLLKDLDEISRLEMGELTLNNESFIIQDMIKEVFESVSLEREQKNIQLTIKKGCEAPLTVFADKEKIRQVLNNLVENSIKYGKQNGNTTASIYKTDDKRILIEISDDGIGIAENDLARIFERFYRTEEGRSRDVSGSGLGLSICKHIIEAHRQAIHARSTEGVGTTIGFTLESRKE